In Seonamhaeicola sp. S2-3, the genomic window TGATAGGGTGATGGACGAGTTAGCCAAAAGTAAAGATTGGTATTACAGATTAGATCGACCTCAATTAGAAGATGAGATGATTGATTTTTTTCTGAATGACCCTTACTATAAAAATGATGTAAATCTATACCAAAATGCTGGCTGTGAAAATTTGGCAAGCTATCATGTTATGCAATTTAGAGAAAACGCAATTAATGCATACAAACAAATTAACACACTTGTTGAAAGTAATGAACCGCTTCCCGATTTTATACCACATAATTTAATTCATCTAACAAAGGCACAACTAAAAGAATATGTGGGTACTTTTAAGGTTGTAAAGGTTGAAGGTTTTGATGGTCAATTTCCTGATATGAACTATAAAATTCAGATACAAGACAATGATTTAATAGGCGTTATGAATGGAAATCTTGAAGATATGGATTTTTTCTATTTTGAAACAACAAATAAGATATTTGGTCAAACTGATATTTACTTTAAAGGAGAGTTTATAAGAGATAGCTCGAATGAAATTACTTCTTTAATTATTATGAAATATGGAACAAGAGTTCACTTAAATAAACTTTAAGCCAATTAAAAAAAAATCAAACTTAAGCTGGTAAGCGTTGTAGAAGTGCTTGAACAACGAAAAAACCTTTTTTAAACCCTTTTTATAAGTCTTTTATACCTTTCCTCTTTTACAAAATGCTATTAAAAACTTTTTCTCCTAATTTGCTATTTTGCAATACCTTAATTAGGTATAAAATATTAATACTAAATCGTTTTTTCAAAAACATCCCAAAGTTGATTTGTTATGTCTTCTGTTTCTTTAATTTTGAACTAGCATTTTGAATTAATCCCTCCACGAGTCTAAATAAAAGAAAATAATTTTTATGTATTGAACAGACATAAGGTACATTCAACTTTTATTGGGACACAATTCAACTAAAACTACAGAAATCTATACCCATGTAGCAAAAAGCAGTTTTAATTTTATAAAAAACCCATTAGATTTGTAAGAAAAATAATTATATTTACCGAAATAAAAATAATGTAAATAAACACAATTGTGTTTATTCAATTGTTGTCAAACAATAAAAATTAAGTGTATTTTATTGTCATTATCACAAAACCTTGTGAAAGACCATATTTTCCGCCTTCTAATATATATTCTATCCAACCACTAATACGTCTGCCTGTGTATTTTTTAAGTTTCAGGTCGTACTCTTTAAGTATTATATTATCACCAACTTTATAGTTTCTGTCATTCTTTCTAATTTCCCAAGGTTTTATTCCTTTTTTTACCGCCTCAAAATAATTGGGTGTTATTTTAATTTCGTGCTTCATAATTTTTACAGTTTACAACACAATATAAACAAAATGCTTATTTGGTGTTTGGTTATTAATTATAATTCTTTCTATCGTGCTGGCAAATTCCTTCGGAATTGTGCCGCACTTTATTTATATTTTATCCGTTAGGCACAATTTGACAAACCAATGAAGATTACGATTTTGATATTACTTTTTTCTACCATTTCTGGGTTTAGTCAAGAAATTAAATTCAATCTATTTTTAAAAGATTCTTGTTCAAATAGCATTGAAAGTAGTTTTAACTATCATCTTGAAAAAAATGGAACGGAATATCATATAGCGGAATTTGACAACGGAACAATAATACTTCCGACCAAAGGAGAGTATGAACTTGTCGCTACTGAAATTGGAGAAACACATAAAATTGTGATTGACAAACTAATAAATTCTGACACTTTAATTAAACCGAGAATTGAAGAGTATATTAAAATGACTAATGTTTCTTTTACAAAAAACACGAGTAAAGAAGAACTCAAGAAACTTGGTATAATTCCTAATAATAAGTTTATGAATTGCGATAAGGTTTGTGATGGAATTGAAACTGATTATTACTCAAACGGAACAATTCGACTGAAAGCGGAATTTAAAAGCGGACTTGTAATTGGAGAATTAAAAAGGTATTATCAAAGTGGAAAAATAAAAGAAATTTCTACTTATGACAAAGATGGAATTTTAACAAAAAGGACTCTATTTAACGAAAACGGAGAAATAAAAAAAGAATAAAAACTGTGCCTAACAATGGTAACCGTTGCACAAGCCCATAATGTATCCTAAAATTATAATTAGAAACCGTCTTTTAAAGGCGGTTTCTGTTTTTATACACTTAAAAACTCTGGTGTTTTAAAAGGCTTTAAAAGCATGTTTATAAGGTTGTAGGCTATGGCAGAAAGCTGCATGCATTTATTGGCCTGCAGATTCCAATGGTAATCAATGCTTTTTTGTCCGCTATCCCCATAATATGGGCGCGTGAGTTTATATAGAAATTCTAGGTCTAGCCCCCCTTTTAATCGTCTGTAGAAATTGTGCTCCGGTACGCGTTCGCTTAACCGAAACTATGCGAAGAGCTTTTCTTGAAATATTTTTGTGCCTTGCATTATTAAATATACGAAATTTCTGTATATTTAGCAAGTCTTGTGCAACGGACACACCGTATAAAAATAATGCTTAGTTTAGTGCTTAATCAAGAGTCCGTGCACTTTTGTTACGTCTGATTTTCCTGCGGAAAATCCTCGCACACAAAACCGCACTATTCTTATACATAAACGTTGGCAGTAATTTAAAAACTAAATAAAATTGAAAGCATACTTTTCAAATGTCATTCCTAAAATCAAGCAATTTTCAAAAAAACTTGATGATTTAACATTATTGAAAAATCAAAATTGGGTTTTAATAGATGAATCTAGTGACACCAAAAATGTTTTTATTTTCCGCGATAAAAACCAAGTTTTAATCTCAAAAAACGGAAAAGTAAAAAAAGAAAGCTGGGAATATATAGGAGAAAATAATTTACTAATTGATATTGATGGTGAAAGCTATTTATTCAAACATGGTTTTTTGGACGAAAACATATTTGCATTAAAAATGGATAGTAAAGACAATTATGTTTTTTTGATTAATGAATCTAAATATGGATTTGAAATTAATAGCATCGCAGATATAAATGACTTTTTAATTGAAAATTATTTAAGCAAGAATGACCAAAGCATAAATACACGACTAAATAATAATTATGAAATTAAAAAAGTAAAAAGTAAAAGAGCTTTTTTCGGTCCAATTTGGGATACTTACAAAGTTCGTTTCGATGATAGATTAAAGGGTGAGGTATATGTAAGCAAAACTAGTAAGAAAGCATATTTTATTGACGGAATCAATTACACCTCAGAAATGAAACGATATTATATTAATTCTGAATACTGTATTTCCGCTTTACATCAATTTTTGAAAACAGGTAATATTTTAAAAGAAGGATTAGTTGAGTCGCTAATATCATAATAAAAAAACTACACCTAACACCGGTAACCGTTGCACAAGCCCATAATGAATCCTAAAATTATAATTAGAAACCGTCTTTTAAAGGCGGTTTCTGTTTTTATAGACTTAAAAATCCTGGTGTTTTAAAAGGCTTTAAAAGCATGTTTATAAGGTTGCAAAAGGTATTTTTGAGACTAAAATAAAGCGCCTGTGCCCCTGCTCCGCTTTTAGTACGTTTTTCTATGAATTTCATATATTTTTTAAGATTGTAAAGCTGCATGCATTTATTGGCCTGCTCGATTCCAATGGTATTCAATGCTTTTTTGTCCGCTATCCCCATAATATGGGCGCGTGGGTTTATATAGAAATTCTAGGTCTAGAACCTCTTTTAATCATCTGTAGAAATTGTGCTCTGGTACGCGTTCGCTTAACCGAAACTGTGAGAACAGCTTTTCTTGAAATATTTTTGTGCCTTGCATTATTAAATATACGAAATTTCTGTATATTTAGCAAGTCTTGTGCAACAGGCACACCGGCTAAAGTTCATTGCTACGGAATTTTCTGCCGAAAATTCCTAACTTTTCACTAAGTTTGGTTTACGGCGGAAAGAATCCTGCGGATTTTTCCGCAACGAAACCTTAGCCAAACACGTTGTAGGCAATATGCTAAACCGTTGTAAAACATTTACGAAATGAAAATAGGATACAAAAAGAAACACTTAAATGTGAATTTAATTTTAGGACTCGTATGGTTAATTTGGTTCTTTGTCGGAGTTTTTGAAAAAAAAGAACCGAATTGGACTGACTATGGATGGATTGTAATTTCGATAATGTATTTAGGACTTTACTTCTACCAAAAAAATTACAAATATCTGACCATTGAAAACGGAATTATAAACGTGAATGGACCGTTCGGAAAAAAACTAAATCTGACTGAAATAAAACGGATTAAAAAGTTTGCGGGAGATTATATCTTAAAAACGGACAAAAATGAACTGACAATTAACACTCAGATTATTGACCCAAACTCTCTCGCTGAATTAAACAAGGAATTGGAAAAACTGAATGTGGAATGGAATTAAAAAAACGTTTTACAACAATGGTAACCGTTGCACAAGCCCATAATGAATCCTAAAATTATAATTAGAAACCGTCTTTTAAAGGCGGTTTCTGTTTTTATAGACTTAAAAATCCTGGTGTTTTAAAAGGCTTTAAAAGCATGTTTATAACCTTGTAAAAGGTATTTTTGAGACTAAAATAAAACGCAAGTACTCCAGCTCCGCTTTTAGTACGTTTTTCTATGAATTTCATATATTTTTTAAGATTGTAGGCTATGGCAGAAAGTTGCATGCATTTATTGGTTTGCTTGATTCCAATGGTAATCAATGCTTTTTTGTCCGCTATCCCCATAATATGGGCGCGTGAGCTTATATAGAAATTCTAGGTCTAGAACCTCTTTTAATCGTCTGTAGAAATTGTGCTCTGGTACGCGTTCGCTTAACTGAAACTGTGGGAACAGTTTTTCTTGAAATATTTTTGTGCCTTGCATTATTAAATATACGAAATTTCTGTATATTTAGCAAGACTTGTGCTACAGGCACAATGTGTATAATTCATTGCTAGTTATAGCCTACTTACGAAAGTCCTCGCGGACTTTCTATCTGTGATTTATTTGCTAACTTTAGTGCTTAAACACGCAACGAAATCATACACTAAACCGTTGTAGTGCATTTTGACCAAAAAATAAACTTAATAGCAAAAAATAAACTGAATGAAAAAAATCTTATTGACCTTGACATTTTGCGGACTGACTTTAATTGCGAAATCACAAACCGCAAGTGTAAAACAATCTACCTACGGAATACAAACAGGAGTTTTAGGGATTTGGGCTCATAAAGAGACGAAATTATCAAATCAAATAGCTTTAAGAGCAGAAATCGGAATGGATGCTGGTTTTTGGGGAGGAAGTTTCTATCCTGAAAATGGATATTTAATGACACCTGTAATTAGATTAGAACCTAGATGGTATTATAATCTTAACAAAAGAGTATCTAAATCAAGAAATATTGGCGGGAACAGTGGGAATTTTTTAACATTACAAACAAGCTATAATCCGAATTGGTTTGTAATTTCAAATTATGATAATGTGGAAGTGGCTGACCAAATTTCCATAATACCAACTTGGGGAATTAGACGAAATATTGGAAACCATTTTACATACGAAACTGGAATTGGAATTGGATACAGGTATATTTTCGCTAAAAGTGTCGGATATTTAGAAAATGAAGGAGAAGCTGCTTTGAATTTACATTTAAGAATTGGATACCGATTTTAACGGAATAAAAAACGTTTTACAACAATGGTAACCGTTGCACAAGCCCATAATGAATCCTAAAATTATAATTAGAAACCGTCTTTTAAAGGCGGTTTCTGTTTTTATAGACTTAAAAATCCTGGTGTTTTAAAAGGCTTTAAAAGCATGTTTATAAGGTTGTAAAAGGTGTAGGCTTCCCTTAATTAGAACTGTTTAAATTTCTAATATTATCATATTGACACAAATTTTGAATTTTCGGGGGTTTTGTTCGAGTTTTGTTCGAGAATCCTTCGCCTCAAGTTCGACTGTATTTTTTAAAAATCGATTTTTGTTGAAGCAAGCCCGAAGAAAACTCGAAGAAGATGGGAAGAAAAGTAGGTGTTTATGGCTTTTTTGGGGTAAATTGGTGAGGGTTTTGGGGGTATTGCGAAGCCGATAGGCTGTGGCAATCTCTAAGTTTAAAGAGACTGCTTCGTCGTACCTCCTCGCAGTGACGCGTCTCGATACATTTTCACGACTTACTTTCGTGCCGTGAAAACACTCGACGTGACGAGCTGGGTAATGACATTCCTGCACTAAATTGATAAAGCCTCTCCCCCGTCAGTTCGAGTGATTTGTAAGGTACGAACAAATTGTATCGAGAACGCTTCGTCCTTCCTCTTCGCAGTGACGCGTCTCGATACATTTTCACGACTTACTTTCGTGCCGTGAAAACACTCGACGTGACGAGCTGGGTAATGACATTCCTGCACTAAATTGATAAATCCTCTCCCCGTCAGTTCGAGTGATTTGTGAGGTACGAACAAATTGTATCGAGAACGCTTCGTCCTTCCTCTTCGCAGTGACGCGTCTCGATACATTTTCACGACTTACTTTCGTGCCGTGAAAACACTCGACGTGACGAGCTGGGTAATGACATTCCTGCACTAAATTGATAAATCCTCTCCCCGTCAGTTCGAGTGATTTGTGAGGTACGAACAAATTGTATCGAGAACTCAATTTGTCTTCTCGTAATAGAGTTTATTACCCACAACATACAGTATCCCGTTATGCAAACGCTTACCTTCTACTAATGACATACCATCGTCCACTGTTCATTGCGTCTTTTTGTTTATTTTTTTATATTTATCAGAGTAAACAAAAACCCACTTTATGGCTATCTGTGAGGTGTACCTTACTACGCCATACACAGTGGACGTTGGCAAACATTTGAAAAATGAAGTGGAAAGAAGCATATAAAGTACCATCAAAAGAATATAAATGCGGATTCTGCGAAAGAGAAATCGCGTCTGAACTTGGATTTGCTGCAATCGGAACAGTAAGTGCCAATAAACACGGAAGACACGAATCTTACGAGGGAATTAAAGGCAGTATTTATATATGTTATAATTGTAAAAACCCAACATATTTTGACGAGGATAATGAACAATATCCTGACACAAGTTTTGGAAACTTAATTAAACACATAAATGAAAAAGAAGTCGAAGACTTATACCAAGAAGCTCGTAGATGTATGTCTTCACACTCATACACTTCGACAGTAATGTGCTGCCGAAAATTACTAATGAACATTTCAGTTAGCGAAGGAGCAAAAGAAGGTTTAAGTTTTGTTGATTATGTAAACTATTTAAAAGACAATAATTACATTCCACCAAACGGACTAAAATGGGTTGACGAAATAAGAAAACACGGAAATACAGCAAATCATAAAATCGTTTTGAAAACAAAAGATGAGGCTCTGAAAATATTATTATTTACAGAAATGCTTTTAAAATTCATCTACGAATTACCAAATATGATTAATGATTAAAAAAAACGATTTGCCAACAAAGCACTGTGGTAAAAAACAAGTAAAACTCTATTAATTTTTCGCTAAAGTACTTTCATAAGCATCATCATATATCCATCCTGATTTTGCAATTGTAGAGGCTTATTTTAATAGCGTAATTTAAAAGAACACCATGAACAATAATTCAGAATTTGAGTTTAAATCATATTTTCCAAATTATCAGCTGGAATTTTCATTCAAAAATTGGCTAGTTCAAGATGGAAGTTTTGTAAAAGAAGGTGAAGATATTTATGAATATTCAAAATCTATAATTGTGAATTCACAATTAGCGCTATTAGGAGCTAAACCTAATTACACTTTAATAAGACATAAAGCGGAAAAAAGTGGTTATATAGATTTATACTTTACAAATAAATCTTTACATATTCCAAAAAATCAATTAATGTATGTAATTAGGGAAAATGACAAAAAAAGAATAGATAGAAAATTCATTAATAAACCAACCATTATTATTGATGAATTTAACAACTCTAAAAAAATTATTTGGGAACGAGTTAGTTCTGATTTTCTAATTAGTCGAGGAATAAAATCTAAATCTGATGACTTTAAAACTGAATTAGTTTTCTGTTTCAATTATGAACAAAATAATGATTATTTAGTTTTTTATTTCGATCCCAAACAAATCAAACCAAAGCAAAATGACAAAATAAGTTTACTTTTCGAAAATGGAGAAATTATTGAATTTGTGTTAAAAAATAAACCGACTTTGTCTAAAAATGAATTAAATAATAAAATTTTAGTTTATAAAACCATAATAACAGAAAGTGAATTACATCTATTTTCAAATACGGACTTTAGAAAATGGAAATTAACTCTATCAAGTGGTAAAAGAGAAATATTAGGAGGTGAAATTGGAGGATACAAAAGTTATGAATCTAGAAATAATCTAACTATTGCTATAAAGAAATATGCCAATGATTATATAGATATTGTTCAAAGAACAATTCCTGAACATCAACCTTTAAAAATTAGACAAACATCAAATATTAATGAGTCAAAAAATAAACATTGTTTCGTTTACTTAATGAAAGATAGTACTAATGGTTATTATAAAATTGGGATTTCAAACCAACCAAAATATAGAGAGAGAACATTACAAAGTGAGAAACCCACAATCGAATTGATAATTGCAAAAAAGTTTCCAATTAGAAAAATAGCAGAAAGTTTTGAAAAGTCATTACACGAAACATATGTTGAAAAAAGAGTACGTGGAGAGTGGTTTGAACTTAATCAAATTGATGTCGAACATATAATTGAATCTTTGAAATAATAAACGTTGCCCATAACAAAGCACTATGGTAAAAAACAAGTAAAACTCCATTAATTTTTCGCTAAAGTACTTTTATAAGCATCATCATATATCAATCCTGATTTTGCAATTGCAAAAGCCTGTTTTAGCAACTTATTACACACAGCTATTAAGGCTAGTTTTTTGCGCTTTCCTTTGGCAACAATTCGTTCATAAAGTTCTCGTCAGACTTTGTTGTATTTACAAGCATTAAAACTGCACATAAACAATAACTTTAGAAGCTTTTGATTGCCTATTTTACTTATCCTTGAACGTCCATTTATACTACTTCCGCTTTGTCTGGTTAATGGAGTCAGACCTGTGTATATAATTTATTGCTGGCTTTTTGCTCACTTACGAAAGTCCTCGCGGACCTTATTCGTCTGTAATTATTTAGTAACTTTACTGTTAAACCAACGCAACAAACCTTATACAACAACGATACAATCTATAGAAAAAATATACGAAATAGTAGTAAGATTAAGGCTTGTGGGTTAAATAGAATTTCGGACTTAATTGAAAGTTTAGGCTTTCAAGACCCCCTACTTTTAATACACAAAACCTATAAACTCAACTAATCAAGTTATTTATATCTCCTTAACCATCTCAAAATCATCCATTATAAATCCACTTCCTATATCTGTCACAATTGGTTTCTCTTTCTTAAAACCCATTTTTTCATAGGCTTTTATAGCATTAACATTATTGATATTTACGGTAAGTCTAATACGTTTTAAATTATATGCTTTAGCTTTATTTGCTACAAAATTTAAAGCTGTTTTGCCTATTTTTTTTCCTCTATGCAAATTAACAACATACAATTTGCTTAAAAATAAGGTGTCGGTTTCCTTTTTTATAGAAATATAACCAACGGGAATTTTATTAAAAGAAAGAAGATAATATTCAAAACCGCCTTCTACTTGTTCTTTAATAGCTTTTGCAGATTGGAACTTTTTAAGCATGTAATTTACTTGTGGTAACCCTATAATTGGAATGTAATGCTCTTGCCAAATAATATCGGCTAGGGTTGCTATATTGTTAAAATGCTCTGATTTATTTGCTACTACAATCTCTATCATACACTATTAAATTATGTAAAAAAATATCATAAAAAAATGGCAAATGGCTCCTACTAACACAAATAAATGCCATATAACATGGTTAAACGGAATTTTTTCAATAGCATAAAAAATAACACCACCAGTATAAGCTAAACCACCGGCAAAGAGTAATAAAACAGCATCACTAGATACTAATTTAGAAAAATTAGAAAAATCAAATACAATTAACCAGCCCATTAAAAGATACAATAGGGTTGAAAAAACTTCAAAACGCCCTGTGAAAAATAGTTTTAATATAATACCAAAAGCAGCAATTCCCCAAACAATATAAAAAAGCATCCACCCCAAACTATCATTTAAAGTTATGAGCAAAACGGGTGTGTAAGTACCTGCTATTAAAAGGTAAATACTAATATGATCTACTATTCTATAATAGTGTTTAAGTTTTTCGTTTTTTACAGAATGATATAAGGTTGAAGCGGTAAATAAAACTATTATAGATATGCCATAAACAATAACGCTACCTAAACTAAAATTGGTTTTATGAGTATCAAAAAGTATGAGTAAAACCAAAGCTACAACTCCAAATAAAGCACCAAAAGCATGGGTAGTAGCATTAAGTTTTTCTTCAAAAAGAGATTGTTGCCTCATTACTAATTTTCAGGATTTTTGTTATAAACCCACTTCGTTGTTAATTCATAAAAATCGAAATCTAAAGCCGATTTTTGAGCTTCTAATCTTCCGCTTTGAAAGTTTCGTAATAAAATATCTTCAATTAAATAATCTTCTTTTTCATGTTCTGGATCAAACTCCTTTTTTAACGAAATATCAAACATACTAGCTGTTGTGTTATACCAAAAAGCTCGCCAACCATTACGTAGTTCTTTAACCAAATCAAAAGCTGTTGTACCGGTTTGCCTATGAATTAGTTTTACCAAAATTTGTCCCTCTGTACGCGATAATTTTTTTAATTCATCAGAAAACTCACCTTCAATATACTTTTGTACGCGTTTAGTATAACGTTTTTTGTCTCGTTTCTTTTTTATACTTGCCAACCTTTTGTTCATAGAATCTAAACGCTCTGCAGCTAATTTGGCATATGGGTAAACTTTAATTGTTTTACGTCGCAATATTAAATACCTTATTCTTTCTTCCCTACTATCAAATCTTAGTTTAGGTAAAAGCTTAACCTCATCTAAATCAATTGAAGTTCTAGGTACAGAATCGCCTTCAATAATTATATATTCTATGGTAGAAATAGAATCATTTTCAACCTCATTAATTTGAGCCAATAAAACTGTTGGTAATAAAAAGAAGATGTACTTTATTGAGTTCATTAATCTGTTTCTGAGGCTTTATATTCCAAAATTAACAATTTACAACTTTTAAAACGGTTTTTAATACCGGATATTTTTAGTTTGATTAAATACTACTTTCATTAATATTCTTATTTTAGTGCAAAACTTTTACAAATGGCGAAAAAGCAAATATTAAACAAAAAATCAATAGACTTTTTAGAAAAATATTTAAATAATGCTGCCCCAACAGGATATGAATGGGACGGACAAAAACTGTGGATGGATTACCTAAAACCTTATGTAGATGAATTTATTACAGATACATACGGAACCGCAGTTGGTGTAATTAATCCTAAAGCAAAATATAAGGTTGTTATTGAAGGGCATGCCGATGAAATTTCATGGTACGTTAATTACATTAGTGATAACGGACTTATTTATGTTATTAGAAATGGTGGTAGTGATCATCAAATTGCTCCAAGTAAAGTAGTAAATATTCATACCAAAAATGGTATTGTTAAAGGTGTTTTTGGATGGCCAGCTATTCATACAAGAAGCAGAGTAAAAGAAGAACCTCCAAAACCTGACAACATTTTTATTGATTGTGGTTGTAAAACTAAAGAAGAGGTAGAGAAATTAGGCGTTCACGTAGGATGCGTTATTACCTATCCTGATGAATTTCATATTTTAAATGGCGATAAATTTGTTTGTAGAGCTATAGATAACCGCATGGGTGGATTTATGATTGCCGAAGTGGCTCGTTTACTTAAAGAAAACAAAAAAGAATTACCTTTTGGTTTATACATTACCAATGCAGTGCAAGAAGAAATTGGATTGCGAGGTGCTGAAATGATTACTCAAACCATTAAACCAAATGTGGCTATTGTTACCGATGTAACTCATGATACCACTACCCCAATGATTGAACAGAAAAAAGAAG contains:
- a CDS encoding M42 family metallopeptidase, translated to MAKKQILNKKSIDFLEKYLNNAAPTGYEWDGQKLWMDYLKPYVDEFITDTYGTAVGVINPKAKYKVVIEGHADEISWYVNYISDNGLIYVIRNGGSDHQIAPSKVVNIHTKNGIVKGVFGWPAIHTRSRVKEEPPKPDNIFIDCGCKTKEEVEKLGVHVGCVITYPDEFHILNGDKFVCRAIDNRMGGFMIAEVARLLKENKKELPFGLYITNAVQEEIGLRGAEMITQTIKPNVAIVTDVTHDTTTPMIEQKKEGHLEIGNGPVVAYAPAVQQKLRDLIIDTAEAKKIPFQRSALSRATGTDTDAFAYSNGGVASALISLPLRYMHTTVEMVHKEDVENVIRLIYESLLNIKDGDTFSYFD
- a CDS encoding DUF6090 family protein, with the translated sequence MIKFFRKIRKNLLSENKLSKYLLYAIGEIVLVIIGILIALQINNKNEQRKTENKIVSILKEVQHDLGLDIQKSDELIAYYKTKDSIINLIQTDKLTYDDYQNDYQNALRYAIMDAFHMKIHENGYTNLTENVDNVPKKLQAVIEPLNEIYIYNKYEIDKFDNRMDLITDRVMDELAKSKDWYYRLDRPQLEDEMIDFFLNDPYYKNDVNLYQNAGCENLASYHVMQFRENAINAYKQINTLVESNEPLPDFIPHNLIHLTKAQLKEYVGTFKVVKVEGFDGQFPDMNYKIQIQDNDLIGVMNGNLEDMDFFYFETTNKIFGQTDIYFKGEFIRDSSNEITSLIIMKYGTRVHLNKL
- a CDS encoding GIY-YIG nuclease family protein, with protein sequence MNNNSEFEFKSYFPNYQLEFSFKNWLVQDGSFVKEGEDIYEYSKSIIVNSQLALLGAKPNYTLIRHKAEKSGYIDLYFTNKSLHIPKNQLMYVIRENDKKRIDRKFINKPTIIIDEFNNSKKIIWERVSSDFLISRGIKSKSDDFKTELVFCFNYEQNNDYLVFYFDPKQIKPKQNDKISLLFENGEIIEFVLKNKPTLSKNELNNKILVYKTIITESELHLFSNTDFRKWKLTLSSGKREILGGEIGGYKSYESRNNLTIAIKKYANDYIDIVQRTIPEHQPLKIRQTSNINESKNKHCFVYLMKDSTNGYYKIGISNQPKYRERTLQSEKPTIELIIAKKFPIRKIAESFEKSLHETYVEKRVRGEWFELNQIDVEHIIESLK
- a CDS encoding DUF4294 domain-containing protein; the encoded protein is MNSIKYIFFLLPTVLLAQINEVENDSISTIEYIIIEGDSVPRTSIDLDEVKLLPKLRFDSREERIRYLILRRKTIKVYPYAKLAAERLDSMNKRLASIKKKRDKKRYTKRVQKYIEGEFSDELKKLSRTEGQILVKLIHRQTGTTAFDLVKELRNGWRAFWYNTTASMFDISLKKEFDPEHEKEDYLIEDILLRNFQSGRLEAQKSALDFDFYELTTKWVYNKNPEN
- a CDS encoding DUF4145 domain-containing protein, producing MKWKEAYKVPSKEYKCGFCEREIASELGFAAIGTVSANKHGRHESYEGIKGSIYICYNCKNPTYFDEDNEQYPDTSFGNLIKHINEKEVEDLYQEARRCMSSHSYTSTVMCCRKLLMNISVSEGAKEGLSFVDYVNYLKDNNYIPPNGLKWVDEIRKHGNTANHKIVLKTKDEALKILLFTEMLLKFIYELPNMIND
- a CDS encoding GNAT family N-acetyltransferase; amino-acid sequence: MIEIVVANKSEHFNNIATLADIIWQEHYIPIIGLPQVNYMLKKFQSAKAIKEQVEGGFEYYLLSFNKIPVGYISIKKETDTLFLSKLYVVNLHRGKKIGKTALNFVANKAKAYNLKRIRLTVNINNVNAIKAYEKMGFKKEKPIVTDIGSGFIMDDFEMVKEI
- a CDS encoding hemolysin III family protein encodes the protein MRQQSLFEEKLNATTHAFGALFGVVALVLLILFDTHKTNFSLGSVIVYGISIIVLFTASTLYHSVKNEKLKHYYRIVDHISIYLLIAGTYTPVLLITLNDSLGWMLFYIVWGIAAFGIILKLFFTGRFEVFSTLLYLLMGWLIVFDFSNFSKLVSSDAVLLLFAGGLAYTGGVIFYAIEKIPFNHVIWHLFVLVGAICHFFMIFFYII
- a CDS encoding DUF3850 domain-containing protein, with protein sequence MKHEIKITPNYFEAVKKGIKPWEIRKNDRNYKVGDNIILKEYDLKLKKYTGRRISGWIEYILEGGKYGLSQGFVIMTIKYT
- a CDS encoding toxin-antitoxin system YwqK family antitoxin, whose amino-acid sequence is MKITILILLFSTISGFSQEIKFNLFLKDSCSNSIESSFNYHLEKNGTEYHIAEFDNGTIILPTKGEYELVATEIGETHKIVIDKLINSDTLIKPRIEEYIKMTNVSFTKNTSKEELKKLGIIPNNKFMNCDKVCDGIETDYYSNGTIRLKAEFKSGLVIGELKRYYQSGKIKEISTYDKDGILTKRTLFNENGEIKKE